A genomic stretch from Thermomonospora umbrina includes:
- the mraY gene encoding phospho-N-acetylmuramoyl-pentapeptide-transferase → MKNIILAAAVSLFIGMVGTPVWIRIVRRLGYGQMIREEGPSAHHDKRGTPTMGGAVFIVGSLVGYAVAHVVTQTTPTVSGGLVLLLMTGLGLVGFVDDYIKVFKQRSLGLRSGAKMIGIILVGVVFAVGALNFPNGYDVTPATDQLSFLRDFGPSIGPYLFVVWALLLIAAVSNGVNLTDGLDGLAAGPAAMVLAAYVIIGNWQLRNSCYGDGLAPNCYSVRDPLDLAVVAAAVLGGVFGFLWWNAPPAKVFMGDTGSLALGGVLVGLAILTRTQFLLAILAGLIVMITLSVMIQVGVFRISSKMTGSGKRVFKMAPLQHHFELSGWAETTIVVRFWLMSALFVAIGLGLFYLEWMPKG, encoded by the coding sequence GTGAAGAACATCATCCTGGCCGCCGCGGTCTCGCTGTTCATCGGCATGGTGGGGACCCCGGTGTGGATCCGCATCGTCCGCAGGCTGGGCTACGGCCAGATGATCCGCGAGGAGGGCCCGTCCGCGCACCACGACAAGCGCGGCACCCCCACGATGGGCGGCGCGGTCTTCATCGTCGGCTCCCTGGTCGGGTACGCCGTCGCGCACGTGGTCACGCAGACCACCCCGACCGTGTCCGGCGGGCTGGTGCTGCTGCTGATGACCGGGCTGGGCCTGGTCGGCTTCGTCGACGACTACATCAAGGTGTTCAAGCAGCGCAGCCTGGGGCTGCGCAGCGGCGCCAAGATGATCGGCATCATCCTGGTCGGCGTGGTGTTCGCCGTCGGGGCGCTGAACTTCCCCAACGGGTACGACGTCACCCCCGCCACCGACCAACTGTCGTTCCTGCGCGACTTCGGCCCCTCGATCGGCCCCTACCTGTTCGTGGTGTGGGCGCTGCTGCTCATCGCCGCGGTCTCCAACGGCGTCAACCTGACCGACGGGCTGGACGGCCTGGCCGCCGGACCGGCCGCCATGGTGCTGGCCGCCTACGTCATCATCGGCAACTGGCAGCTCCGCAACAGTTGCTACGGCGACGGGCTGGCGCCCAACTGCTACAGCGTCCGCGACCCGCTGGACCTGGCGGTGGTCGCCGCCGCCGTGCTGGGCGGCGTGTTCGGGTTCCTGTGGTGGAACGCCCCGCCCGCCAAGGTGTTCATGGGCGACACCGGCTCGCTGGCCCTGGGCGGCGTGCTGGTCGGCCTCGCCATCCTCACCCGCACCCAGTTCCTGCTGGCCATCCTGGCGGGCCTGATCGTGATGATCACCCTGTCGGTGATGATCCAGGTCGGGGTGTTCCGGATCAGCTCGAAGATGACCGGGTCCGGGAAGCGCGTGTTCAAGATGGCGCCGCTGCAGCACCACTTCGAACTGTCCGGCTGGGCGGAGACCACGATCGTCGTGCGGTTCTGGCTGATGTCGGCGCTGTTCGTGGCGATCGGGCTCGGCCTGTTCTACCTGGAATGGATGCCCAAGGGGTGA
- the murG gene encoding undecaprenyldiphospho-muramoylpentapeptide beta-N-acetylglucosaminyltransferase: MRVVLAGGGTAGHIEPALALADALRREDPSVGITCLGTERGLETRLVPQRGYELALVPPVPLPRTLTPRLLTVPGRLRGAINAAAAVLDRVEADVLVGFGGYVATPGYLAARKRRVPIIVHEANPRPGLANRLGARFTENVAVSHPDSPLPHATFVGIPLRRDIATLDRLAMGDKARSYFGLLPDLPTLLIFGGSQGARSLNRAAVASAPAFRAAGIQVLHIVGPKNTEEPEPSRDGPQYVTLPYCDRMDLAYAAADMAMCRSGAMTCAELAAVGLPAAYVPLPHGNGEQRLNAEPIVAAGGGMLVEDAELTPEWIRQNLLPSLADPAQVAQMSEAAASMGRRDADVTLARMVREVVHGARAR, translated from the coding sequence ATGAGGGTTGTCCTGGCCGGCGGCGGGACCGCTGGACACATCGAGCCCGCCCTTGCCCTCGCCGACGCGCTGCGCCGCGAGGATCCGAGCGTCGGGATCACCTGTCTGGGCACCGAGCGGGGACTGGAGACCCGGCTGGTCCCGCAGCGCGGGTACGAGCTGGCCCTGGTGCCGCCCGTTCCGCTGCCCCGCACGCTGACACCCCGGCTGCTGACCGTGCCCGGCCGGCTGCGCGGGGCCATCAACGCGGCCGCCGCGGTGCTGGACCGGGTGGAGGCCGACGTGCTGGTCGGCTTCGGCGGCTACGTCGCCACCCCCGGCTACCTCGCCGCCCGCAAGCGCCGCGTGCCGATCATCGTGCACGAGGCCAACCCGCGTCCGGGGCTGGCCAACCGGCTCGGCGCCCGGTTCACCGAGAACGTCGCGGTCTCGCACCCCGACTCCCCGCTGCCGCACGCGACCTTCGTGGGGATCCCGCTGCGCCGCGACATCGCCACGCTGGACCGGCTGGCGATGGGCGACAAGGCGCGCTCCTACTTCGGGCTGCTGCCGGACCTGCCCACCCTGCTGATCTTCGGCGGCTCGCAGGGCGCCCGCTCCCTCAACCGGGCGGCGGTCGCCTCGGCCCCGGCGTTCCGCGCGGCGGGCATCCAGGTGCTGCACATCGTCGGGCCGAAGAACACCGAGGAGCCCGAGCCCTCCCGGGACGGTCCGCAGTACGTGACGCTGCCGTACTGCGACCGGATGGACCTGGCGTACGCCGCCGCCGACATGGCCATGTGCCGGTCCGGCGCGATGACCTGCGCCGAACTGGCCGCGGTGGGCCTGCCGGCGGCGTACGTCCCGCTGCCGCACGGCAACGGCGAGCAGCGCCTGAACGCCGAGCCCATCGTGGCGGCGGGCGGCGGGATGCTGGTCGAGGACGCCGAGCTGACCCCCGAGTGGATCCGGCAGAACCTGCTGCCCTCACTGGCCGACCCGGCGCAGGTGGCGCAGATGTCGGAGGCCGCCGCGAGCATGGGCCGCCGCGACGCCGACGTGACGCTGGCGCGGATGGTCCGCGAGGTCGTGCACGGGGCCAGAGCCCGATGA
- the murC gene encoding UDP-N-acetylmuramate--L-alanine ligase, with amino-acid sequence MTGTAGGAAPELGRVHFIAIGGAGMSGIARIMLRRGIAVSGSDAKDSELLGQLGGLGAKVYVGHAAEHLGDADTVVVSTAIRESNPELRAARERGLRVLHRSEALASLMIGRRAVAVAGTHGKTTTTSMLTVVLQHAGADPAYCIGGQLVTTGLGADDGTGDVFVAEADESDGSFLRYTPQIAVVTNVEADHLDNYGEFEQVKENFRRFVGRIAPGGALVAGADDPVARELTEAARERGLTVVTYGEADDADLRITGFNPRGLGSCFEIEGLGSVRLEVPGRHYAHNATAAVAVARLLGHDFEVVREGLASFTGSMRRLERKGEAGGVQVFDSYAHHPTELSADLNATRDYVDQLAAEGRAGRIVAVFQPHLYSRTRFFAAEFGAALGLADVAVVLDVYGAREDPEPGVSGRLIADAVPAGTRVEYVPEWDEVPGVVAGLARPGDLVITLGAGDVTGLGPLILERLG; translated from the coding sequence ATGACCGGGACCGCCGGGGGCGCGGCGCCCGAGCTGGGCAGGGTCCACTTCATCGCGATCGGCGGCGCCGGCATGTCGGGCATCGCCCGGATCATGCTCCGCCGCGGCATCGCCGTCTCCGGCAGCGACGCCAAGGACTCCGAGCTGCTCGGTCAGCTCGGTGGGCTGGGCGCCAAGGTCTACGTGGGGCACGCCGCCGAGCACCTCGGCGACGCCGACACGGTGGTGGTCTCCACCGCCATCCGCGAGAGCAACCCCGAGCTGAGGGCGGCCCGGGAACGCGGCCTTCGCGTATTGCACCGTTCCGAGGCGCTGGCGTCGCTGATGATCGGGCGGCGGGCCGTCGCGGTCGCGGGCACCCACGGCAAGACCACCACCACGTCGATGCTGACCGTGGTCCTGCAGCACGCCGGGGCCGACCCCGCGTACTGCATCGGCGGTCAGCTCGTCACCACCGGGCTCGGCGCCGACGACGGGACCGGCGACGTGTTCGTCGCCGAGGCCGACGAGAGCGACGGATCGTTCCTGCGCTACACGCCGCAGATCGCGGTGGTCACCAACGTCGAGGCCGACCACCTCGACAACTACGGCGAGTTCGAGCAGGTCAAGGAGAACTTCCGGCGGTTCGTCGGCCGCATCGCCCCCGGCGGCGCGCTGGTGGCCGGCGCGGACGACCCGGTCGCCCGCGAGCTGACCGAGGCCGCCCGCGAGCGCGGGCTGACCGTGGTGACCTACGGCGAGGCCGACGACGCCGACCTGCGGATCACCGGTTTCAACCCGCGCGGGCTGGGCTCGTGTTTCGAGATCGAGGGATTGGGGTCCGTGCGGCTGGAGGTGCCCGGCCGGCACTACGCCCACAACGCCACCGCCGCGGTCGCGGTCGCGCGGCTGCTCGGGCACGACTTCGAGGTGGTGCGCGAGGGGCTGGCCTCGTTCACCGGGTCGATGCGGCGGCTGGAGCGCAAGGGCGAGGCGGGCGGGGTGCAGGTCTTCGACAGCTACGCCCACCACCCGACCGAGCTGTCGGCCGACCTGAACGCGACCCGCGACTACGTGGACCAGCTCGCCGCCGAGGGGCGCGCGGGCCGGATCGTCGCGGTGTTCCAGCCGCACCTGTACAGCCGCACCCGGTTCTTCGCCGCCGAATTCGGCGCGGCGCTCGGCCTGGCCGACGTGGCGGTGGTCCTGGACGTGTACGGGGCCCGCGAGGATCCCGAGCCGGGTGTGAGCGGCCGGCTGATCGCCGACGCGGTCCCGGCCGGCACGCGGGTGGAGTACGTCCCCGAGTGGGACGAGGTCCCCGGCGTGGTGGCGGGTCTGGCCCGTCCCGGCGATCTGGTGATCACGCTGGGCGCGGGCGACGTGACCGGGCTCGGCCCGCTGATCCTGGAACGGCTCGGCTGA
- a CDS encoding cell division protein FtsQ/DivIB, protein MAETQTARPRRPAPAARARRRPNRWKLIFVMLLVLAVLGAAGWVLLGSKLLVVRHVEVSGTRLVPRDRLVAEARIRLGLPMARLDTDAVRDRVRGVREVESAEVRRVWPGTVRIEVRERTPVVAVERSGRYFSLDRFGMTVVDSPERPALPVLSVGAPGPDDPATRAALGVIGELPDGLARRLTGVEATSPESVTLRLGGERSGDQPLTVVWGAPGRAAEKGRLVDALRRTSAGRTARMIDVSSPEVVTTR, encoded by the coding sequence ATGGCGGAGACTCAGACGGCACGACCCCGGCGGCCGGCGCCCGCGGCGCGGGCCCGACGACGTCCGAACCGGTGGAAGCTGATCTTCGTGATGCTGCTCGTGCTGGCCGTGCTCGGCGCGGCCGGCTGGGTGCTGCTCGGGTCCAAGCTGCTGGTCGTCCGGCACGTCGAGGTGTCCGGGACCCGGCTGGTGCCCCGCGACCGGCTGGTCGCCGAGGCCCGGATCCGGCTGGGGCTGCCGATGGCCCGGTTGGACACCGACGCCGTCCGCGACCGGGTGCGGGGCGTCCGCGAGGTCGAGTCCGCCGAGGTCCGGCGGGTCTGGCCGGGAACGGTGCGGATCGAGGTGCGGGAGCGGACGCCGGTGGTCGCCGTCGAGCGCTCCGGCCGGTACTTCTCGCTCGACCGGTTCGGGATGACGGTGGTCGACTCGCCGGAACGGCCGGCGCTGCCCGTGCTGTCGGTCGGCGCGCCCGGACCGGACGACCCGGCCACCCGCGCGGCGCTGGGCGTGATCGGCGAGCTGCCGGACGGCCTGGCCCGGCGGCTGACCGGGGTCGAGGCGACCAGTCCGGAGTCGGTCACCCTGCGGTTGGGCGGGGAGCGTTCCGGCGACCAACCGCTGACGGTGGTGTGGGGCGCGCCGGGACGCGCCGCCGAGAAGGGCCGTCTGGTGGACGCGCTGCGGCGGACGTCGGCCGGGCGCACCGCCCGCATGATCGACGTCAGCTCGCCCGAGGTGGTGACGACCCGGTGA
- a CDS encoding UDP-N-acetylmuramoyl-L-alanyl-D-glutamate--2,6-diaminopimelate ligase: MRPTTNPARPLSGLAALLSVPPDEPGTSEAAVTGVTHDSRQVLPGDLYVALPGARAHGADYAAQAAAAGAVAILTDPDGRERSAATGLPVLTVPDPRARLGDAAAWVYGDPARDLTLIGVTGTSGKTTTVYLLEAGLRAAGVETGVIGTVETRIGDTRLPSALTTPEATDLHAIFATMRERGAGAGVMEVSSHALEQGRVGGAHYDVAIFTNLSQDHLDYHPTMESYFAAKARLFTPEYSRVGVVNIDDGHGRELARTARIPLTTFSAAGDPSADWRAVDVRLGADGSVFRVVGPGGIEADASIRLAGPFNVANALAAVVALVEAGIGLPAALRGVGSLTGVPGRLEPVDEGQGFAALVDYSHKPGAVEAVLGSLREVTAGRLIVVLGCGGDRDRGKRPLMGEAAARLADVAVLTDDNPRSEDPLAILAAMVEGVLKVPRAERAHLVVEPDRAEAIALALGRARRGDVVVVAGKGHEQGQYVAGRVLPFDDREVVRAELRRLTAGTNGRDGGRR, encoded by the coding sequence ATGCGCCCGACCACCAATCCCGCCCGCCCGCTGTCCGGGCTGGCCGCGCTGCTGTCCGTTCCGCCCGACGAGCCCGGCACGTCCGAGGCCGCGGTGACCGGGGTCACCCATGACTCCCGGCAGGTGCTGCCCGGCGACCTGTACGTCGCCCTTCCGGGCGCCCGCGCGCACGGCGCCGACTACGCCGCCCAGGCCGCCGCGGCCGGCGCCGTGGCGATCCTGACCGACCCGGACGGACGGGAACGCTCCGCCGCCACCGGCCTGCCGGTGCTGACGGTCCCCGATCCGCGGGCCCGGCTCGGCGACGCGGCCGCCTGGGTGTACGGCGACCCCGCCCGCGACCTGACCCTCATCGGGGTCACCGGGACCAGCGGCAAGACCACCACCGTCTACCTGCTGGAGGCCGGGCTGCGCGCCGCCGGGGTGGAGACCGGGGTGATCGGCACCGTCGAGACGCGCATCGGGGACACCCGGCTGCCCAGCGCCCTGACCACGCCGGAGGCCACCGACCTGCACGCCATCTTCGCCACCATGCGGGAGCGCGGGGCCGGCGCCGGGGTCATGGAGGTCTCCAGCCACGCCCTGGAGCAGGGCCGGGTCGGCGGGGCCCACTACGACGTGGCGATCTTCACCAACCTGTCGCAGGACCATCTGGACTACCACCCCACCATGGAGAGCTACTTCGCCGCGAAGGCCCGGCTGTTCACGCCGGAGTACTCCCGCGTCGGGGTGGTCAACATCGACGACGGCCACGGCCGCGAACTCGCGCGGACCGCGCGGATACCGCTCACGACGTTCTCGGCCGCCGGGGACCCGTCGGCCGACTGGCGGGCCGTCGACGTCCGGCTGGGCGCCGACGGCAGCGTGTTCCGGGTGGTGGGCCCGGGCGGCATCGAGGCCGACGCCTCCATCCGGCTGGCCGGGCCGTTCAACGTGGCGAACGCGCTGGCCGCGGTCGTCGCGCTGGTGGAGGCCGGGATCGGGCTGCCCGCCGCGCTGCGCGGGGTCGGCTCGCTGACCGGGGTGCCGGGGCGGCTGGAGCCGGTGGACGAGGGCCAGGGGTTCGCCGCGCTGGTGGACTACTCGCACAAGCCCGGGGCCGTCGAGGCGGTGCTGGGCTCGCTGCGCGAGGTCACCGCGGGACGGCTGATCGTGGTGCTGGGCTGCGGCGGCGACCGCGACCGCGGCAAGCGGCCGCTGATGGGGGAGGCCGCCGCCAGGCTGGCGGATGTGGCGGTGCTCACCGACGACAACCCGAGGTCGGAGGACCCCCTGGCGATCCTCGCCGCTATGGTCGAGGGCGTGCTCAAGGTGCCGCGGGCGGAACGGGCGCACCTGGTGGTGGAACCCGACCGCGCCGAGGCGATCGCGCTGGCGCTCGGCCGGGCCCGGCGCGGCGACGTGGTGGTCGTCGCGGGCAAGGGGCACGAGCAGGGGCAGTACGTGGCCGGTCGGGTCCTCCCCTTCGACGACCGCGAGGTGGTCCGCGCCGAACTGCGGCGGCTGACCGCCGGGACGAACGGAAGGGACGGGGGCCGGCGTTGA
- the ftsW gene encoding putative lipid II flippase FtsW, with translation MTSLPAEGGSGGRPGIRAQIVAVVGLLDRPLTSYYLVLGCSMLLLTLGLTMVLASSNVEQLEQTGSAYTLFQKQAMWVGIGLPAMWLAARLPPRTFRALAYPLLLLSVIGLVIVLIPGLGSTAWGATRWIDLGPFQIQPSEPAKLGLVLWGADLMARRDKLGQLTDWRALLIPLMPGAGVVVLLVMLGNDLGTTLVLLTIFLALLWVVGAPFRLFVGMTGLIGLLVAILIVVEPYRMQRLTGFLDQSGDPLGIRYQGTQGLLAIASGGWFGTGLGEGRAQWGFLPHAETDFIFAIVGEQLGLVGTLVVLGLFGLLAYAGLRIARRVKDPFMRLAAAAATGWLSVQAIVNIGAVIGVLPITGIPLPLVSYGGSAMIPTLVVLGMLLAFAQREPGARQALAARGPGPAVRALSWLGLARR, from the coding sequence ATGACCTCGCTTCCCGCGGAGGGCGGGAGCGGCGGCCGGCCCGGGATCCGCGCGCAGATCGTCGCGGTGGTCGGGCTGCTGGACCGCCCGCTGACCTCGTACTACCTGGTGCTCGGCTGCTCGATGCTGCTGCTCACGCTGGGGCTGACCATGGTGCTGGCCTCCTCCAACGTCGAGCAGTTGGAGCAGACCGGCTCGGCGTACACGCTGTTCCAGAAGCAGGCCATGTGGGTCGGCATCGGGCTGCCCGCGATGTGGCTGGCGGCCAGGCTGCCGCCGCGCACGTTCCGGGCGTTGGCCTACCCGCTGCTGCTGCTGTCGGTGATCGGCCTGGTGATCGTGCTGATCCCGGGGCTGGGCTCGACCGCCTGGGGCGCGACCCGGTGGATCGACCTGGGGCCGTTCCAGATCCAGCCGTCGGAGCCCGCCAAGCTGGGCCTGGTGCTGTGGGGGGCCGACCTGATGGCCCGGCGCGACAAGCTGGGCCAGCTCACCGACTGGCGGGCGCTGCTGATCCCGCTGATGCCCGGCGCCGGCGTGGTGGTGCTGCTGGTGATGCTGGGGAACGACCTGGGCACCACGCTGGTGCTCCTCACGATCTTCCTGGCGCTGCTGTGGGTGGTGGGCGCCCCGTTCCGGCTGTTCGTCGGCATGACCGGGCTGATCGGGCTGCTGGTGGCCATCCTGATCGTCGTCGAGCCCTACCGGATGCAGCGGCTGACGGGGTTCCTGGACCAGTCCGGCGACCCGTTGGGCATCCGGTACCAGGGCACCCAGGGGCTGCTGGCCATCGCCTCCGGCGGCTGGTTCGGCACCGGGCTGGGGGAGGGCCGGGCCCAGTGGGGGTTCCTGCCGCACGCCGAGACCGACTTCATCTTCGCGATCGTCGGAGAACAGTTGGGGCTGGTCGGTACCCTCGTCGTGCTGGGTCTCTTCGGTCTGCTGGCCTACGCCGGACTGCGGATCGCCCGGCGGGTCAAGGACCCGTTCATGCGGCTGGCCGCCGCGGCGGCCACCGGCTGGCTGTCGGTCCAGGCGATCGTCAACATCGGGGCGGTGATCGGTGTGCTCCCCATCACGGGAATCCCGCTGCCGCTGGTGTCCTACGGGGGATCGGCGATGATCCCCACCCTGGTCGTGCTGGGCATGCTGCTGGCGTTCGCGCAGCGCGAGCCGGGAGCGCGGCAGGCGCTGGCCGCACGGGGTCCCGGACCGGCCGTGCGCGCCCTAAGCTGGCTGGGTCTGGCACGGCGATGA
- a CDS encoding UDP-N-acetylmuramoyl-tripeptide--D-alanyl-D-alanine ligase, protein MIPLALSEIAELTGGTAPPGAAGAVAAGPVVIDSRAAGPGALFVALRGDRVDGHDFAAAAVAAGAAGVLAARPLDGVPAVVVDDVVAALGRLARGVLERLPDATVVGVTGSAGKTSTKDLIAQVLEHHGPTVAPKGSFNNEIGHPLTVLRADEGTRHLVLEMGARGIGHIAYLCEVAPPGVGVVLNVGSAHIGEFGGREVIAKAKGELVEALTPTGVAVLNADDPLVRAMTSRTSARVVTFGRAADATVRAEDETLDAQGRPRFTLVTPEAAVPVSLGLRGSHAVGNALAAAAVAREAGMAPAAVAEALSAARPMSRWRMEVTERPDGVVVVNDAYNANPESMSAALDTVAHMARAAGGRAFAALGEMGELGARSVAEHEKIGQHVARDGFAGLVAVGAATAPMLDGAGRQGSWTGECVQVDDVGAAVTALNERLRPRDVVLVKGSRVTGMERVAEGLLAAGGSSR, encoded by the coding sequence TTGATCCCACTGGCGCTGTCGGAGATCGCGGAGCTCACGGGCGGCACGGCGCCGCCGGGCGCCGCGGGCGCGGTGGCGGCCGGCCCGGTCGTCATCGACTCGCGGGCGGCCGGCCCGGGCGCGCTGTTCGTGGCGCTGCGCGGGGACCGGGTGGACGGCCACGACTTCGCCGCCGCCGCGGTGGCCGCCGGCGCCGCCGGGGTCCTGGCCGCGCGCCCCCTCGACGGAGTGCCCGCCGTGGTGGTGGACGACGTGGTCGCCGCGCTCGGACGACTGGCCCGAGGCGTTCTGGAGCGGCTGCCCGACGCCACCGTCGTCGGCGTCACCGGGTCGGCGGGCAAGACCTCCACCAAGGACCTGATCGCGCAGGTGCTGGAGCACCACGGCCCCACGGTGGCGCCCAAGGGGTCGTTCAACAACGAGATCGGCCACCCCCTCACCGTGCTGCGCGCCGACGAGGGGACCCGTCACCTCGTCCTGGAGATGGGCGCCCGCGGCATCGGTCACATCGCCTACCTGTGCGAGGTCGCCCCGCCGGGCGTCGGGGTGGTGCTGAACGTCGGCTCCGCCCACATCGGCGAGTTCGGCGGACGTGAGGTCATCGCCAAGGCCAAGGGCGAGCTGGTGGAGGCGCTGACACCCACCGGAGTCGCCGTCCTGAACGCCGACGACCCCCTGGTGCGCGCGATGACGTCCCGTACCTCCGCGCGGGTCGTGACCTTCGGGCGCGCGGCGGACGCGACGGTCCGCGCCGAGGACGAGACGCTCGACGCGCAGGGCCGTCCCCGCTTCACCCTCGTCACCCCGGAGGCGGCCGTACCGGTGTCGCTGGGGTTGCGCGGCTCGCACGCGGTCGGCAACGCGCTGGCCGCGGCGGCGGTCGCCCGCGAGGCCGGGATGGCGCCCGCGGCCGTCGCCGAGGCGCTGTCGGCGGCCCGGCCGATGAGCCGGTGGCGGATGGAGGTCACGGAACGGCCCGACGGCGTCGTCGTGGTCAACGACGCGTACAACGCCAACCCCGAGTCGATGAGCGCCGCGCTCGACACGGTCGCCCACATGGCGCGGGCCGCGGGCGGGCGGGCCTTCGCCGCACTCGGTGAAATGGGCGAACTCGGTGCCCGTTCTGTGGCGGAACACGAGAAGATCGGGCAGCATGTCGCGCGCGACGGATTCGCGGGCCTGGTCGCCGTCGGCGCCGCCACGGCGCCGATGCTGGACGGGGCAGGGCGGCAGGGGTCATGGACGGGAGAGTGCGTGCAGGTGGATGACGTCGGCGCGGCGGTGACCGCGCTCAACGAGCGGCTTCGGCCGCGGGACGTCGTGCTGGTGAAGGGCTCTCGCGTCACCGGGATGGAACGCGTCGCCGAGGGGCTGCTGGCCGCCGGGGGGTCCTCCCGGTGA
- the murD gene encoding UDP-N-acetylmuramoyl-L-alanine--D-glutamate ligase, with the protein MDAQGVNWKDLAVCVAGLGVSGRAAARALAGRGARVTAVDARDDETARGQAAELESHGVTVRLGDGDTLPPGTELVVVSPGWRPDAPLPSAAVAAGVEVYGEVELAWRLRPADAAPWLALTGTNGKTTAVRMLAAVLSAAGRRPLAVGNVGTPIVEAVLDPTYDVLAVELSSYQLHWSSTVAPFAAAVLNVAPDHIDWHGSLDAYAADKGRIYAPGTLAVANADDPVAARLAGASPVAAFTLDVPRPGQLGVVEGLLVDRAFVADPVREAAELAALGDVRPFAPHNVANALAAAALARAFGVPPEAVREGLRAFTPDPHRIAHVMTVGGVHYVDDSKATNPHAAGASLAACESAVWIAGGLLKGADVEDLVRSCAPRLRAVVLLGADRDQIARALARHAPDVPVVDVAATDTGAMDTVVTEASRLARPGDTVLLAPAGASFDMFTSYGARGDAFADAVRRLPDPPDRPGTAR; encoded by the coding sequence ATGGATGCCCAAGGGGTGAACTGGAAGGATCTGGCGGTCTGCGTCGCCGGCCTGGGGGTCTCGGGTCGGGCGGCGGCCCGCGCCCTGGCCGGGCGGGGCGCCCGCGTCACCGCCGTGGACGCCCGCGACGACGAGACCGCCCGCGGGCAGGCCGCCGAGCTGGAGTCCCACGGGGTGACGGTGCGGCTCGGCGACGGCGACACGCTGCCGCCCGGCACCGAGCTGGTCGTCGTGTCACCGGGCTGGCGGCCCGACGCGCCGCTGCCCTCGGCCGCCGTCGCGGCCGGTGTGGAGGTGTACGGCGAGGTCGAGCTGGCCTGGCGGCTGCGCCCGGCCGACGCCGCGCCGTGGCTGGCGCTCACCGGCACGAACGGCAAGACCACCGCCGTACGGATGCTGGCGGCCGTCCTGTCGGCCGCCGGTCGACGGCCGCTGGCGGTCGGCAACGTCGGCACGCCGATCGTCGAGGCGGTCCTCGACCCCACGTACGACGTGCTGGCCGTGGAGCTGTCCAGCTACCAACTGCACTGGTCGTCCACCGTGGCCCCGTTCGCCGCCGCGGTGCTGAACGTCGCGCCCGACCACATCGACTGGCACGGGTCCCTGGACGCGTACGCGGCCGACAAGGGCCGGATCTACGCGCCGGGGACGCTCGCCGTCGCCAACGCCGACGACCCCGTCGCGGCACGGCTCGCCGGAGCGTCGCCCGTCGCCGCGTTCACGCTCGACGTCCCTCGCCCGGGGCAGCTCGGCGTCGTGGAGGGCCTGCTGGTCGACCGCGCGTTCGTCGCCGACCCGGTGCGCGAGGCCGCCGAGCTGGCCGCGCTCGGCGACGTCCGCCCGTTCGCCCCGCACAACGTGGCCAACGCGCTCGCCGCCGCCGCGCTGGCGCGTGCCTTCGGCGTACCGCCCGAGGCCGTACGGGAGGGGCTGCGCGCGTTCACGCCCGACCCGCACCGCATCGCGCACGTGATGACCGTCGGCGGCGTCCACTACGTGGACGACTCCAAGGCCACCAACCCGCACGCCGCCGGCGCGTCGCTGGCGGCCTGCGAGTCGGCGGTGTGGATCGCGGGGGGCCTGCTCAAGGGCGCCGACGTGGAGGACCTCGTGCGTTCGTGCGCGCCCCGGCTGCGGGCCGTGGTGCTGCTGGGCGCCGATCGCGACCAGATCGCCCGCGCTCTCGCACGACACGCCCCGGATGTGCCGGTCGTGGACGTCGCCGCCACGGACACTGGGGCGATGGACACCGTCGTGACCGAAGCCTCCCGTCTCGCCCGACCCGGCGACACCGTGCTCCTGGCCCCCGCCGGGGCGTCGTTCGACATGTTCACGAGCTACGGCGCGCGCGGCGACGCGTTCGCCGACGCGGTGCGCAGGCTGCCCGATCCGCCCGACCGCCCGGGGACGGCGCGGTAG